The nucleotide sequence CTCTATGTATTTTCCGATAATATCAGTCTCTATGTTAACCTTATCACTCATTCTTTTTTCGCCAATTGTGGTTTTAGACACTGTGAAAGGAATTACATTTACAATAAACATATTATCATGTTGCTCGTTGACTGTCAAACTTATTCCATTTATTGCAACAGAACCCTTTTTTACAATATAACGTGATAAATCAGACGGTATTTCAACTTCTATTTTTATTGAATCGCCTGCTTTACTGATACTTGTTATTGTGCCGATTCCGTCCACATGTCCCATAACAAAATGACCTCCGAACCTGCCGTCGGATGCCATTGCTCTTTCAATATTTACCCGGCTCCCTGTCTTTTTATCTTTCAAGGTAGTCAGACTGAGTGTTTCAAGTGAAGCATCTGCATAAAACATTCCTTTTTCAAGCCTTGTGGCC is from Pseudomonadota bacterium and encodes:
- a CDS encoding riboflavin synthase, with the protein product MFTGIIEDIGSISDIRKSGGKWEFCIKTNISDRGIHEGDSIAIDGVCLTATRLEKGMFYADASLETLSLTTLKDKKTGSRVNIERAMASDGRFGGHFVMGHVDGIGTITSISKAGDSIKIEVEIPSDLSRYIVKKGSVAINGISLTVNEQHDNMFIVNVIPFTVSKTTIGEKRMSDKVNIETDIIGKYIESFIDKSSKKGVTMGFLYEQGFIKGV